A genomic region of Candidatus Babeliales bacterium contains the following coding sequences:
- the hisS gene encoding histidine--tRNA ligase, translating to MITKVRGTHDIIDTTFFNFIIKSAAAHFRRAHFSEIVTPILEPTDLFKRTLGLATDIVSKEMFTINSSGDSDAICLRPEATASTMRAFLEHGNLSTPFKIFSHGSMFRHERPQKGRFREFHQFNIEMIGAENISHDAFLLCLLDQLFQNTFKLDTYALIINFLGCSQDRIDFKPKLHAFLVEHENEICNDCKARKEKNIMRVFDCKTPKCQEIYRHAPSIAQHLCIHCAAEWQRLKEQLEILSVTYTVSPHLVRGLDYYEKTVFEFTSALLGAQSTFCGGGRYNQLATMLGSKNDYPSIGAAIGIERLMLMLEPIKDALPLAQEPALHAIIPLSKQQHNLALLIGDLLFDSGLCVELLLDSDSIKNSMRKANKLGAHYALIIGSEEQEKGLVTVKTMMTGIEEKIAQRDLVAYLKK from the coding sequence ATGATTACCAAAGTTCGCGGCACGCACGATATTATAGATACCACGTTTTTTAATTTTATTATAAAATCAGCAGCTGCCCACTTTAGACGCGCTCATTTTAGTGAGATTGTAACCCCGATTCTTGAACCAACCGATCTTTTTAAGCGGACGCTCGGGCTTGCAACCGATATCGTCTCTAAAGAAATGTTTACTATAAACAGCTCTGGAGATAGTGATGCCATCTGTTTGCGCCCTGAAGCGACCGCCTCAACTATGCGTGCCTTTTTAGAGCACGGCAATCTGAGCACTCCGTTTAAAATATTTTCTCATGGCTCAATGTTCCGGCACGAGCGCCCTCAAAAAGGAAGATTTCGAGAATTTCACCAATTCAACATCGAAATGATTGGAGCCGAAAATATTTCTCACGATGCTTTTTTGCTTTGCCTACTCGATCAGCTTTTCCAAAATACGTTCAAACTTGATACTTATGCATTAATCATAAATTTTTTAGGTTGTTCACAAGATCGGATTGATTTTAAACCAAAGTTGCATGCTTTTTTAGTCGAACATGAAAACGAAATTTGCAACGACTGCAAGGCCCGTAAAGAAAAAAATATTATGAGAGTTTTTGATTGCAAAACTCCAAAATGCCAAGAAATTTATAGGCACGCTCCTTCGATTGCGCAGCATTTATGCATCCACTGCGCCGCTGAATGGCAAAGGCTGAAAGAGCAACTTGAAATTCTCTCTGTTACGTACACCGTCTCGCCCCATTTAGTACGCGGCCTTGATTATTATGAGAAAACGGTTTTCGAATTTACTTCTGCACTTTTAGGTGCGCAAAGCACTTTTTGCGGGGGCGGCCGCTATAATCAATTAGCCACGATGCTGGGGAGCAAGAATGATTATCCTTCAATTGGAGCAGCTATCGGAATTGAGCGGTTGATGCTCATGCTCGAACCAATAAAGGATGCATTGCCCCTTGCGCAAGAACCTGCTTTGCATGCCATTATACCGCTTTCTAAACAACAGCATAATTTAGCGCTCCTGATTGGAGATTTGTTGTTTGACAGTGGATTATGCGTAGAATTACTGCTCGATAGCGATTCTATTAAAAATTCAATGCGTAAAGCAAATAAGCTTGGCGCTCACTATGCTTTAATAATAGGATCAGAAGAACAAGAAAAAGGATTGGTTACGGTAAAAACTATGATGACTGGAATAGAAGAGAAAATTGCACAGCGCGATCTCGTTGCATATTTAAAAAAATAA